The Streptomyces luteogriseus genome includes a window with the following:
- a CDS encoding ABC transporter ATP-binding protein yields MSVAIEVRGLSRTFHTTVRRPGFAGAVRSLVNPERVAKHAVSDITFDVAEGELLALLGPNGAGKSTTIKILTGILTPTSGEARVAGVVPYRERERNARNVGAVFGQRTQLWWDLPVRESFAILRDIYEVPRAEHAARLAEFDDILELSSFWDTRVRHLSLGQRVRSDLAAALLHDPPVVFLDEPTIGMDVVVKEQVREFLRHQVEQRGRTVLLTTHDMTEVERLAERVVLVNHGRLMLDGSLDEIRRKFGSTWQVRATLADPHTEVVPPPGTTLLRHTGGQIVLGPDGPDAPTVQQALKAVIERFEVTDIALDEADLEDVMRAAYAHAGEV; encoded by the coding sequence TTGAGTGTCGCCATCGAGGTCCGCGGGTTGTCCCGCACCTTCCACACCACCGTCCGCCGCCCCGGCTTCGCGGGCGCCGTCCGTTCCCTGGTCAACCCCGAGCGGGTGGCCAAGCACGCCGTCTCGGACATCACCTTCGACGTGGCCGAGGGTGAACTCCTCGCCCTGCTCGGCCCGAACGGCGCCGGCAAGTCCACCACCATCAAGATCCTCACCGGCATCCTCACCCCCACGTCGGGCGAGGCCCGGGTGGCGGGCGTGGTGCCGTACCGGGAGCGGGAGCGCAACGCCCGGAACGTGGGCGCGGTGTTCGGGCAGCGCACCCAGTTGTGGTGGGACCTGCCGGTGCGCGAGTCGTTCGCGATCCTGCGGGACATCTACGAGGTTCCCAGGGCCGAACACGCCGCCCGGCTGGCGGAGTTCGACGACATCCTGGAGCTGTCGTCGTTCTGGGACACCCGGGTCCGCCACCTCTCGCTCGGTCAGCGGGTGCGCAGCGATCTCGCGGCCGCCCTGCTGCACGACCCGCCGGTGGTGTTCCTGGACGAGCCGACCATCGGCATGGACGTGGTGGTGAAGGAGCAGGTGCGGGAGTTCCTGCGGCACCAGGTGGAGCAGCGCGGCCGTACGGTGCTGCTGACCACGCACGACATGACGGAGGTCGAGCGGCTCGCCGAGCGGGTGGTGCTGGTCAACCACGGCCGGCTGATGCTGGACGGCTCGCTCGACGAGATCCGCCGGAAGTTCGGCTCGACCTGGCAGGTGCGGGCCACGCTGGCCGATCCGCACACCGAGGTCGTCCCGCCGCCGGGCACCACGCTGCTGCGGCACACCGGCGGGCAGATCGTCCTCGGCCCCGACGGACCGGACGCGCCCACCGTCCAACAGGCGCTGAAGGCGGTGATCGAGCGGTTCGAGGTGACGGACATCGCCCTGGACGAGGCGGACCTCGAGGACGTGATGCGGGCCGCGTACGCGCATGCCGGGGAGGTCTGA
- a CDS encoding ABC-2 family transporter protein — MAVLHAWRAARVTPLGELNAPPRMTAVALRLAVQVVLVWSLWRGLYAQTGTTAGLSRDQAVTYAVLAVLASRLRELDQYAGRDTVLQHMHFGTIVYWYLRPLPPQRYYALRAAGEQLYGLAWALTGYLICLAAGVVEPPGSPAVAGVFALSMLLGQWVLYYVMLMLDQLCFWTVRNTAAMLILLFAQNLLSGVYAPLWFFPDWFVTMSAFLPFQATLSVPLSLYVGRIPLSDAAFQLSVQAVWVVALALFTRLLWRRAARRVISQGG; from the coding sequence GTGGCCGTGCTCCACGCCTGGCGCGCCGCCCGGGTCACCCCGCTCGGCGAACTGAACGCACCGCCCCGGATGACCGCCGTCGCCCTGCGGCTGGCCGTGCAGGTGGTGCTGGTCTGGTCGCTGTGGAGGGGGCTGTACGCGCAGACCGGCACGACCGCGGGGCTGAGCCGCGACCAGGCGGTCACGTACGCCGTGCTGGCCGTACTTGCCTCCCGGCTGCGGGAGCTGGACCAGTACGCGGGCCGGGACACCGTCCTGCAGCACATGCACTTCGGCACCATCGTGTACTGGTACCTGCGGCCGCTTCCGCCGCAGCGCTACTACGCCCTGCGGGCCGCCGGAGAGCAGCTGTACGGGCTGGCCTGGGCGTTGACGGGGTACCTGATCTGCCTGGCCGCCGGTGTCGTCGAGCCGCCCGGATCGCCCGCGGTGGCCGGGGTGTTCGCGCTCAGCATGCTGCTCGGCCAGTGGGTCCTGTACTACGTCATGCTCATGCTCGACCAGTTGTGCTTCTGGACGGTCCGCAACACCGCGGCGATGCTCATCCTGCTGTTCGCGCAGAACCTGCTGTCCGGGGTGTACGCGCCGCTGTGGTTCTTCCCGGACTGGTTCGTGACGATGAGCGCGTTCCTCCCCTTCCAGGCCACGCTGAGCGTGCCGTTGTCGCTGTACGTGGGCCGGATTCCGCTGTCCGACGCGGCGTTCCAGCTCTCCGTGCAGGCCGTATGGGTCGTGGCGCTGGCGTTGTTCACCCGGTTGCTGTGGCGGCGGGCCGCCCGGCGCGTGATCTCGCAGGGAGGCTGA
- a CDS encoding ABC transporter permease → MSLKALRIVWRVTALNFRAQLEYRTEFLLMIAIGAIWQVSVIVFATVLLSRFAGMGGWDSSDVLLIPATRMLAHGLFVLFLGRMHWAGRQIQEGRVDIYLMRPMPVHRQIQLAFFPTNAIGDLTVAAGLMVGALARSDLDWTTGRITYLVAAVLGGMLLEAALFTVVASASLRFPAADMWGRWLEELLGTFGSYPLNVLPKAVGGFLTYGLPLAFVAYFPAAVLTGHGHSTGVPYWLAAASPLLGLLAYLAARMLWNWSLRHYSGING, encoded by the coding sequence ATGTCGTTGAAGGCTCTGCGGATCGTGTGGCGCGTGACCGCGCTCAACTTCCGCGCGCAGCTGGAGTACCGCACCGAGTTCCTGCTGATGATCGCGATCGGCGCGATCTGGCAGGTGTCGGTGATCGTGTTCGCCACGGTGCTGCTGTCGCGGTTCGCCGGCATGGGCGGCTGGGACAGCTCCGACGTGCTGCTGATCCCGGCGACGCGGATGCTGGCGCACGGGCTGTTCGTGCTGTTCCTGGGACGCATGCACTGGGCCGGCCGGCAGATCCAGGAAGGCCGCGTCGACATCTACCTGATGCGCCCCATGCCCGTGCACCGCCAGATCCAGCTGGCGTTCTTCCCGACCAACGCCATCGGGGACCTGACCGTGGCGGCCGGCCTGATGGTGGGCGCGCTCGCCCGCAGCGACCTGGACTGGACGACGGGCCGGATCACCTACCTGGTCGCGGCCGTCCTCGGCGGCATGCTGCTGGAGGCCGCCCTGTTCACGGTCGTGGCCAGTGCGTCCCTGCGCTTCCCGGCCGCCGACATGTGGGGCCGCTGGCTGGAGGAACTCCTCGGCACCTTCGGCAGCTACCCCCTGAACGTGCTGCCCAAGGCGGTGGGCGGATTCCTGACCTACGGCCTGCCGCTCGCGTTCGTCGCCTACTTCCCGGCAGCGGTCCTGACGGGCCACGGCCACTCGACGGGAGTCCCGTACTGGCTCGCGGCGGCCTCACCGCTGCTCGGGCTGCTGGCGTACCTGGCGGCGCGGATGCTGTGGAACTGGAGCCTGCGCCACTACAGCGGGATCAACGGATGA
- a CDS encoding MFS transporter: MTHGAARRADEPGGEPGSEPGGGPSDAAVEAGGGLRGARPLWRQRDFGIFWAAQTLSVLGDSFALIALPLLVLEATGSVARMGLLTAVGGAASVVAAVFAGAVVDRVDRRRLLIACDLVRMGLYGVIPLVWLFGPRIWLLYAVLPLCEAVGMLFAVGYVTVVRTLVGTGQLTEANGRLNATAAAAGVLGPLCAGLVAAWSGPAAAVGVDAASFGVSAMCLFFVRFRARTPDEQPGGRTGLWHDLRTGIAFLYGHPVLRSLTVLLFVFSFLTLGLNDLVIYHLKYDLGHDDGTVGTVMAAGALGTIAGALLVAGIRRRLGFGPTWTCSVAGCGLAFAGLGWARDVPVVAALSAVFLACAAMGGTCSMSLRQEVTPEHLLGRVTSAFWTLHYAAAPVGAAVLTWAAEEQGTAPVALAAGAMCVLLAVTALLTPIRGAGRP; the protein is encoded by the coding sequence ATGACGCACGGGGCAGCACGGCGCGCGGACGAACCGGGCGGCGAGCCCGGCAGCGAGCCCGGCGGCGGGCCCTCGGACGCGGCCGTCGAGGCCGGCGGTGGCTTACGCGGCGCCCGCCCGCTGTGGCGGCAGCGCGACTTCGGGATCTTCTGGGCGGCCCAGACCCTCTCCGTTCTCGGTGACTCCTTCGCGCTGATCGCTCTGCCCCTGCTGGTGCTCGAGGCCACCGGCTCGGTCGCCCGGATGGGGCTGCTGACCGCGGTGGGCGGTGCGGCCTCCGTCGTGGCGGCGGTGTTCGCCGGGGCGGTCGTGGACCGGGTGGACCGCCGCCGGCTGCTCATCGCCTGCGATCTGGTGCGCATGGGGCTGTACGGGGTGATCCCGCTGGTGTGGCTGTTCGGGCCGCGGATCTGGCTGCTGTACGCGGTGCTGCCGCTGTGCGAGGCCGTCGGCATGCTGTTCGCGGTCGGCTATGTCACGGTCGTGCGCACCCTGGTCGGTACCGGGCAACTCACGGAGGCCAATGGACGGTTGAACGCGACGGCCGCCGCGGCGGGTGTCCTCGGGCCGCTGTGCGCGGGGCTGGTCGCCGCCTGGTCCGGGCCGGCCGCGGCCGTCGGCGTGGACGCGGCCAGTTTCGGGGTGTCGGCGATGTGCCTGTTCTTCGTACGGTTCCGCGCCCGCACCCCGGACGAACAGCCGGGCGGCCGCACCGGACTGTGGCACGACCTCCGCACCGGAATCGCCTTCCTCTACGGCCACCCCGTGCTGCGCTCGCTCACCGTCCTGCTGTTCGTCTTCAGCTTCCTCACCCTCGGCCTCAACGACCTGGTCATCTACCACCTCAAGTACGACCTCGGGCATGACGACGGCACCGTCGGCACCGTCATGGCGGCCGGTGCACTCGGCACCATCGCCGGCGCCCTGCTCGTGGCCGGGATCCGCCGCCGCCTCGGCTTCGGGCCGACGTGGACCTGCTCGGTCGCGGGCTGCGGCCTGGCGTTCGCCGGTCTCGGCTGGGCGCGTGACGTGCCGGTCGTCGCGGCCCTGAGCGCCGTCTTCCTCGCCTGTGCCGCCATGGGAGGCACCTGCTCGATGTCGCTCCGCCAGGAAGTGACCCCGGAACACCTCCTGGGCCGGGTCACCTCCGCCTTCTGGACCCTTCACTACGCGGCGGCCCCCGTCGGCGCCGCCGTCCTCACCTGGGCCGCCGAGGAACAGGGCACGGCCCCGGTCGCCCTGGCGGCCGGAGCGATGTGCGTCCTGCTCGCGGTGACGGCCCTGCTCACACCGATCCGCGGGGCCGGCAGACCCTGA
- a CDS encoding jacalin-like lectin: protein MKRLIGTVVAAALAVTGLATTSATPAAAADSGSFTVLTYNVAGLPEGLSSGNPAKNTPLISPRLGAYDIVNVQEDFNYHAALYAGDDHPHRTATSGGVPFGDGLNTLSDHPFEDFQRVKWNKCTGTNCLTPKGFSLARVRLAEGAFLDLYNVHTNADDTDDALAARRANVEQLSDFIQANSSGNAVIVMGDTNTRYTRSGDNIRTLVSENGLTDAWVQRVKGGTPPAQGGAALVCPTTAPPDDCEVVDKVLYRGSRLLSLNATRYGNAWASFLDPAGGNLSDHFPHAVDFSYTLDPSLRASDFFGGPHGTAFNDADDLPSTPSPRTLTLRGGARLDAVSLTHDGGTTLTHGGTGGTAASLTLAAGEHLTSVKLTQGQKDGRTRLFSAAFTTDRDRTLSAGTVTSDAKTFTAPAGRQIVGFTGRAGDELDKLGVVYAPIR, encoded by the coding sequence ATGAAGAGACTGATCGGCACCGTCGTGGCCGCCGCCCTGGCCGTCACGGGCCTGGCCACCACCAGCGCGACACCCGCCGCCGCGGCGGACTCCGGCTCCTTCACCGTCCTCACCTACAACGTCGCGGGCCTCCCCGAGGGCCTGAGTTCGGGCAACCCGGCGAAGAACACTCCGCTGATCTCGCCGCGCCTCGGGGCGTACGACATCGTCAACGTGCAGGAGGACTTCAACTACCACGCCGCCCTGTACGCGGGCGACGACCACCCTCACCGCACCGCGACCAGCGGCGGCGTCCCGTTCGGAGACGGCCTCAACACCCTCTCGGACCATCCCTTCGAGGACTTCCAGCGCGTGAAGTGGAACAAGTGCACCGGCACCAACTGCCTCACGCCGAAGGGCTTCTCCCTGGCGCGGGTCCGGCTCGCCGAGGGTGCCTTCCTTGACCTCTACAACGTGCACACCAACGCGGACGACACCGACGACGCGCTCGCCGCCCGCCGCGCCAACGTCGAGCAGCTCTCCGACTTCATCCAGGCGAACTCGTCCGGCAACGCGGTGATCGTCATGGGCGACACCAACACGCGGTACACGCGCTCCGGCGACAACATCCGCACGCTCGTGAGCGAGAACGGCCTGACCGACGCATGGGTCCAGCGCGTGAAGGGCGGGACGCCCCCGGCCCAGGGCGGTGCCGCGCTCGTCTGCCCCACCACGGCACCGCCGGACGACTGCGAGGTCGTGGACAAGGTCCTCTACCGCGGCAGCAGACTGCTGAGCCTGAACGCGACCCGTTACGGCAACGCGTGGGCGTCCTTCCTGGACCCCGCGGGCGGCAACCTCTCCGACCACTTCCCGCACGCGGTCGACTTCTCCTACACGCTCGACCCGTCGCTGCGCGCGAGCGACTTCTTCGGCGGCCCGCACGGCACGGCCTTCAACGACGCGGACGACCTGCCGTCCACCCCGTCTCCGCGCACGCTCACCCTGCGCGGCGGCGCCCGCCTGGACGCCGTGTCCCTCACCCACGACGGCGGCACGACCCTCACCCACGGCGGCACGGGCGGCACCGCGGCCTCCCTGACCCTGGCCGCGGGTGAGCACCTGACCTCGGTCAAGCTGACCCAGGGCCAGAAGGACGGCCGTACCCGCCTGTTCTCGGCGGCGTTCACGACGGACCGCGACCGCACCCTGTCCGCCGGCACGGTCACGTCCGACGCGAAGACCTTCACGGCCCCGGCCGGCCGGCAGATCGTGGGCTTCACGGGCCGCGCGGGTGACGAGCTGGACAAGCTGGGGGTGGTGTACGCGCCGATCCGCTGA
- a CDS encoding alpha/beta hydrolase has protein sequence MARVVVVHGIGHEWSGSALMGRDVVPALRDGVRHGSGLRLDEDIACAFYGNVFFEEGTRNLGVPPWDEHDVEDGFEAELLTAWWEAAAGADPAVTAPDEPGTRAIPGTGRLLSQRVRSALDALSGSRFFGTYSDRMMVFALKQVRRYMNEPVVWQEARARVAEEIGPDTRVVVAHSLGSVVAYEALCEHPEWPVTDFVTVGSPLGLSLIFNRLSPLPENGTGAWPGGIRRWTNLTDPGDMVAVVHELAPRFGAVTDELLDNGLKPHSLLRYLTAQKTGRVIAEGLG, from the coding sequence ATGGCACGTGTCGTGGTGGTGCACGGGATCGGGCACGAGTGGTCTGGATCGGCGCTGATGGGTCGGGACGTTGTCCCGGCCCTGCGCGACGGCGTACGGCACGGATCCGGGCTGCGGCTCGACGAGGACATCGCCTGCGCGTTCTACGGCAACGTCTTCTTCGAGGAGGGCACCCGCAACCTTGGTGTGCCGCCCTGGGACGAGCACGACGTCGAGGACGGTTTCGAGGCGGAGTTGCTCACCGCCTGGTGGGAGGCTGCCGCAGGCGCGGACCCGGCGGTGACGGCCCCGGACGAGCCGGGCACCCGCGCGATCCCCGGCACGGGACGGCTGCTGTCCCAGCGGGTCCGCTCCGCGCTGGACGCGCTGTCGGGGTCCCGGTTCTTCGGCACGTACTCGGACCGCATGATGGTGTTCGCCCTGAAGCAGGTGCGACGGTACATGAACGAGCCTGTCGTCTGGCAGGAAGCCCGGGCGCGGGTGGCGGAGGAGATCGGCCCCGACACACGCGTGGTCGTCGCGCACTCGCTGGGCTCGGTCGTGGCGTACGAGGCCCTGTGCGAGCACCCCGAGTGGCCGGTCACCGACTTCGTGACGGTCGGCTCGCCGCTCGGCCTGTCCCTGATCTTCAACCGGCTGAGCCCCCTGCCCGAGAACGGCACGGGGGCGTGGCCCGGCGGCATCCGACGTTGGACGAACCTCACCGACCCGGGCGACATGGTGGCGGTCGTCCACGAACTCGCGCCCCGCTTCGGCGCGGTGACCGACGAACTGCTCGACAACGGCCTGAAGCCCCACAGTCTGCTGCGCTACCTGACGGCCCAGAAGACGGGCCGGGTGATCGCGGAGGGGTTGGGGTGA
- a CDS encoding caspase family protein, producing MTDSRAGRRFLISVGVGTYKDSGIPDLPGAVADADQVAALLAPMGYTRALADLSRNPSRNALVEGLDEWALETGLGPQDVIVVYFAGHGQKNGPKHYLLCANHRPGLWSSTAVKSDDFAEPLVQSDVGHLLVVLDTCFASAGTESVATLAAQLTDRRRGSAQRAVLAAARGKEQAKENKFVDALARVLAKPQAGPSQRYLSVREVTARINELLDSPTQHASHSVIDSAGQDPFFDNRLYIPAADRDGLDLAVLAQLHKRHEGHYGPRGRGLEHAGERGSYFTGRVPALSSLAGWLGAPHDRKARVVTGDPGSGKSALLGRFLELTEAEHPARTTHPGAGWLPPLGMDVVRLWARRVTGADLVRDLGAALALPDAGRDELLEALGERSDPVTIVIDALDEAGTAGDQSEGRRIARELLQPLSAMPAVRLLIGTRRNLISALGHAIEVIDLDADEHAREAVTEYAHAILLDAHDPDSLSPYRGDPEAARAVASGIAAQAGRSFLVARMNARALVHRQEMVDTTVDGWERSLPGDAREAFAAYLDRFGEGRQRVVRLLRPLAYAQGEGLPWSTVWAPLAEALSGTACTNDDLDWLFENAGSYITESDHGTGSVYRLYHETMAEYLRVPSRAAEHHRAVATGLAGLVPADPINGERDWATAHPYILTHLASHAAAGGDLDRLVTDTEYLVHAHPASLLRALDSADSERGRRLASVYRTSAHLLPRLPVDNRRDVLSVDAARYRWRELSQRFALGREWKVRWATGALVHPAHRRTVAVGRPSVFALDGVSIGNRPHVLTRGGTRVELWDLRTGECTLTLEEPGAPRAACGLTLDNHPHALVGDQKGTIGLWDLHTGEPVRTLTGHSAAVQTVASMDFDGRPHALTGGEDHTVRLWDLSTGECRLVIETANTTASVRGVTIDGRPHVFVRDHLGHAAVWDLHTGVRTRSLGQLDGPTCCSTLDGRAHVLAASGTHMHLWDLTTGRQVRSFTGHTLAVRAVRGIVIDGQPHALTGGDDESVRLWDLRTGECKLVLIGHTNFVHSLCDSDLDGHPHAISTGFDGTLRLWDLTSTHAVPSCEWHTDWITDITEVVLDDRPHVLTGSYDGSARLWDIDAGECVDALPLLERGDAVDCVVIDDRPHALTLDADGIMHLWDVRTGERVRSFSGGTGELLAGDLLTMDCRPHLVTASYERSVELWDLSTGQCSRNLDIGDRAIEAIVGVVVDDRPYALTTAYDPEVRMWDFESGRCVRVLTGHTSSVEAMCRTMLDNRPHLLTGSYDHTVHLWDLHTGETVLRLTGHTAPVKVVRSVTVDGKPHALTAAEDHTARLWNLRTGECTHTVGIPLAITAATVVDNQLILCFANDMALFER from the coding sequence GTGACCGACTCGAGGGCCGGACGGCGGTTTCTGATCTCGGTCGGGGTCGGCACGTACAAGGACTCCGGCATTCCGGACCTGCCGGGGGCGGTGGCGGACGCGGACCAGGTGGCGGCGTTGCTCGCCCCCATGGGCTACACCCGCGCCTTGGCGGACCTGTCCCGCAACCCGTCCCGCAACGCGCTGGTCGAAGGGCTCGACGAGTGGGCGCTCGAGACGGGGCTCGGACCCCAGGACGTCATCGTGGTCTACTTCGCGGGCCACGGACAGAAGAACGGCCCGAAGCACTATCTGCTGTGTGCGAACCACCGGCCCGGCCTGTGGTCCTCGACGGCGGTCAAGAGCGACGACTTCGCCGAGCCCTTGGTGCAGAGCGACGTCGGCCATCTGCTGGTCGTCCTCGACACCTGCTTCGCGAGCGCTGGCACGGAGAGCGTCGCGACCCTCGCGGCCCAGCTCACCGACCGGCGTCGCGGCAGTGCCCAGCGCGCGGTGCTCGCGGCGGCCCGGGGGAAGGAGCAGGCGAAGGAGAACAAGTTCGTCGATGCCCTGGCCAGGGTGCTGGCGAAGCCCCAGGCAGGGCCGTCGCAGCGGTACCTGAGTGTGCGTGAGGTGACTGCGCGGATCAACGAGCTGCTCGACTCCCCGACCCAGCATGCGAGTCACTCCGTCATCGACAGCGCCGGTCAGGACCCGTTCTTCGACAACAGGCTGTATATACCGGCAGCGGACCGGGACGGGCTGGACCTCGCCGTTCTTGCGCAGTTGCACAAGCGCCACGAGGGCCATTACGGCCCGCGAGGAAGAGGCCTAGAGCACGCTGGCGAGCGGGGCAGCTACTTCACGGGCAGGGTGCCCGCGCTGTCCTCCCTTGCGGGCTGGCTCGGGGCTCCGCACGACCGCAAGGCCAGGGTCGTCACCGGCGATCCCGGCTCCGGCAAGTCCGCGCTGCTGGGCCGCTTCCTGGAACTGACCGAAGCGGAGCACCCGGCCCGCACCACGCATCCGGGCGCTGGCTGGCTGCCCCCGCTCGGCATGGACGTCGTACGCCTGTGGGCGCGCCGCGTCACGGGTGCGGACCTGGTCCGCGACCTCGGAGCGGCCCTCGCCCTGCCGGATGCGGGGCGTGACGAACTCCTCGAGGCTCTGGGTGAACGCTCGGACCCGGTCACCATCGTGATCGATGCCCTCGACGAGGCCGGCACCGCGGGCGACCAGTCGGAGGGGCGCCGTATCGCGCGCGAGCTGCTCCAGCCGCTGTCGGCCATGCCGGCGGTGCGCCTGCTGATCGGCACGCGCCGGAACCTGATCTCCGCTCTCGGTCACGCGATCGAGGTCATCGACCTGGACGCCGACGAGCACGCGCGCGAGGCGGTGACGGAGTACGCGCACGCGATCCTGCTGGACGCGCACGACCCGGACAGCCTGTCCCCGTACAGGGGTGATCCGGAGGCGGCCCGGGCGGTCGCCTCCGGCATCGCCGCCCAGGCCGGCCGCTCCTTCCTCGTGGCCCGGATGAACGCACGGGCGCTGGTGCACCGGCAGGAGATGGTCGACACGACGGTGGACGGCTGGGAGCGGTCCCTGCCGGGCGACGCACGCGAGGCGTTCGCGGCCTACCTGGACCGTTTCGGGGAGGGACGACAGCGGGTCGTCCGCCTGTTGCGGCCGCTGGCGTACGCGCAGGGCGAGGGACTGCCGTGGTCGACAGTCTGGGCACCCCTGGCCGAGGCACTGTCGGGCACGGCGTGCACCAACGACGACCTCGACTGGCTGTTCGAGAACGCCGGGTCGTACATCACGGAGTCGGACCACGGTACCGGGTCGGTGTACCGGCTCTACCACGAGACGATGGCGGAGTATCTGCGGGTGCCGAGCCGCGCGGCGGAGCATCACCGGGCCGTCGCGACGGGGTTGGCCGGACTGGTCCCGGCCGATCCCATCAACGGGGAGCGGGACTGGGCGACAGCCCATCCATACATCCTCACGCACCTGGCGAGCCACGCGGCGGCGGGAGGTGACCTCGACCGGTTGGTCACCGACACGGAGTATCTGGTCCACGCGCATCCGGCTTCACTGCTCCGCGCGCTGGACTCCGCGGACAGTGAGCGGGGGCGGCGGCTCGCGTCGGTCTATCGGACGTCAGCGCATCTGCTGCCGCGGCTGCCGGTCGACAACCGGCGGGACGTGCTGTCGGTGGACGCGGCGCGGTACAGGTGGCGGGAGTTGTCGCAGCGGTTCGCCCTGGGGCGGGAGTGGAAGGTGCGCTGGGCCACCGGAGCGCTGGTGCATCCGGCCCATCGGCGGACGGTTGCTGTGGGCAGACCCTCCGTGTTCGCGCTGGACGGAGTTAGTATCGGCAACCGTCCTCACGTGCTCACCCGGGGCGGCACGAGGGTGGAACTGTGGGATCTCCGGACCGGTGAGTGCACCCTCACGCTGGAGGAACCGGGTGCGCCCAGGGCCGCCTGCGGGCTCACGCTGGACAACCATCCCCACGCTCTGGTCGGCGACCAGAAGGGGACCATAGGCCTCTGGGACCTGCACACCGGCGAGCCCGTCCGCACTCTTACCGGCCACTCCGCAGCCGTCCAGACGGTGGCGAGTATGGACTTCGACGGCCGTCCACACGCCCTGACCGGCGGCGAGGACCACACGGTGCGCCTCTGGGACCTCAGCACCGGGGAGTGCAGGCTGGTGATCGAGACAGCGAACACCACCGCGTCGGTCCGCGGCGTCACCATCGACGGCCGGCCTCACGTCTTCGTCCGTGACCACCTCGGGCACGCGGCGGTGTGGGACCTCCACACCGGAGTGCGCACCCGCTCGCTCGGCCAACTCGACGGCCCGACCTGCTGTTCGACCCTCGACGGTCGCGCCCACGTCCTCGCCGCGAGCGGCACACACATGCACCTCTGGGACCTGACCACCGGACGGCAGGTCCGCTCGTTCACGGGACACACCCTTGCCGTGCGCGCCGTCCGCGGCATCGTCATCGACGGCCAGCCTCACGCTCTCACCGGCGGTGACGACGAATCGGTGCGCCTGTGGGACCTCCGGACCGGGGAATGCAAACTGGTCCTCATCGGGCACACCAACTTCGTGCACTCGCTCTGCGACTCGGATCTGGACGGGCACCCACACGCCATCTCGACCGGGTTCGACGGCACCCTCCGCCTCTGGGATCTGACCAGCACCCACGCGGTCCCGTCCTGCGAGTGGCACACCGACTGGATCACCGACATCACGGAAGTCGTGCTGGACGATCGCCCCCACGTCCTGACGGGCAGCTACGACGGGTCCGCCCGTCTGTGGGACATCGACGCCGGTGAGTGCGTCGACGCGTTACCGCTCCTGGAGCGTGGCGATGCCGTCGACTGCGTCGTCATCGACGATCGACCCCACGCCCTCACCCTCGACGCCGACGGCATCATGCACCTCTGGGACGTTCGAACGGGAGAGCGCGTCCGCAGCTTCAGCGGAGGAACCGGCGAACTGCTCGCCGGGGACCTCCTCACTATGGACTGCCGCCCCCATCTGGTCACGGCCTCCTACGAACGATCCGTCGAGCTCTGGGATCTGAGCACGGGACAGTGTTCTCGGAACCTGGACATCGGAGACCGTGCCATCGAGGCCATCGTAGGCGTGGTCGTCGACGATCGCCCGTACGCTCTCACGACCGCCTACGACCCCGAAGTACGCATGTGGGACTTCGAAAGCGGACGGTGCGTCCGCGTTCTCACGGGGCACACCTCCTCCGTGGAGGCGATGTGCCGCACCATGCTCGACAACCGCCCCCACCTGCTCACCGGCAGCTACGATCACACCGTGCATCTGTGGGATCTCCACACCGGAGAGACCGTCCTCCGCCTCACCGGGCACACCGCCCCGGTCAAGGTGGTCCGCAGTGTCACCGTCGACGGCAAGCCCCACGCCCTGACCGCCGCGGAGGACCACACCGCCCGACTGTGGAACCTCCGTACCGGCGAGTGCACGCACACCGTCGGCATTCCCCTGGCCATCACCGCGGCCACCGTCGTCGACAACCAGCTCATCCTCTGTTTCGCCAACGACATGGCCCTCTTCGAGAGGTAA
- a CDS encoding TetR-like C-terminal domain-containing protein: MPRAGLTPERLVAAAADLADEVGVEGVTLSALARRFGVKDASLYTHVRGLRDLRIRMALLAGGEMIDRIAAAVEGRAAGRDTLAAFAAAYRAYALEHPGRYAATQLRIDPELVTDSPAMRRTADVTYGMLRAYGLEEPDLTDAVRLLRSTFHGYCALESTGAFGAPRAVQVSWDRAIDALHVLLRNWPSEKRTPDGRTHPIR; the protein is encoded by the coding sequence ATGCCCAGAGCCGGTCTCACCCCCGAGCGCCTCGTCGCGGCCGCGGCCGATCTCGCCGACGAGGTCGGGGTCGAGGGGGTCACCCTCTCCGCCCTGGCCCGTCGCTTCGGGGTGAAGGACGCGAGTCTGTACACCCACGTCCGCGGCCTGCGGGACCTGCGGATCCGCATGGCCCTCCTCGCCGGTGGCGAGATGATCGACCGGATCGCGGCGGCGGTCGAGGGACGGGCGGCCGGCCGGGACACGCTGGCCGCCTTCGCCGCCGCCTACCGGGCCTACGCCCTGGAGCACCCGGGCCGGTACGCGGCGACACAGCTGCGGATCGACCCGGAGCTCGTCACCGATTCCCCCGCGATGCGCCGCACGGCCGACGTCACCTACGGCATGCTCCGCGCCTACGGCCTGGAGGAACCCGACCTCACCGACGCCGTGCGCCTGCTGCGCAGTACCTTCCACGGCTACTGCGCCCTGGAGTCCACCGGCGCCTTCGGCGCGCCCCGTGCCGTGCAGGTCTCCTGGGACAGGGCGATCGACGCCCTGCACGTACTGCTGCGGAACTGGCCGAGCGAGAAGAGGACACCCGATGGCCGAACCCACCCGATCCGTTGA